The genomic stretch tatacatgtaaaacaaaaacagtcAGATTAATCTTATATGTAAAAAAAGATTGGTAACCTTCATGACCGCGATGCTAGATTTGAAATTCTTCtacttgtaaaataaattaaagtaCTGTCTTCTTCAAATGTATGGATAGTAGAATCGAACGTCAATATATATCCATCAAATAACCGAAAAACGTGACttaaaatgtaatgataatgGTTCTTGCAAATGTTTAATGCGTTTACAATTTCTATAAATACTTTATAATGTTCGTATAATGTATGTTTTATTGCCCTGTTCCTACATTGGCTGTGTTTTCTTGTATGTTGTCTGTTTCGCCGATTCGTTTAATGACAGCATTAATAATTGCATCCTGATCTATATATTCAAATATGTGGGGTGCCTGCATTAGAATTCCAAGAGTGCCACCGATAGTCACAATGAGAAAGATGTAAAATAAGAGCCGGTCTAATACTAAGGCTACGTATCGCCAGTCATCCAGAACTGTTTCAAATTCATTCTCAGTTTCAAGGTGGTGTGTAATAAAACTTAATGCTTCGGTGGCTTTGAATAACTCAGCAGTTACTCTTTTGGGCATATTTTCTGTATTCCCAGCTTTGATATCACATTTCATGTGGTTCAGCTTACAGTTTGAATGGGGAAATTCTGTCAAGTCTAACGTACTCGAATGCCTGCTAGAATTTCTACTGCCTGACAAAGGATAGTGTTCTGCAGATAAATAACTGTTTTGTTGAGCCTGTTGTCTTTTAAGTTGTTTTGCTTTGTTAAGCTTAGCCTGTTCAAGCAAGGGACGCCATCTACTGTCATGATCAGGACGTTCCAGATGTAACAATTTCGGAAGCATGTTTAAAAACACATATCTTACCCAGTACGGCATTTTATGTGTTCTAGGGGTTCTGTAGTTTCTATTGATAACGACAACTGTTAAACAAATAGCTGATATGttcattataaatgtaaaaagcAAATATTTTGCTATTAAAGGAATCTTCAATGATGGTGGtagaatttttgatatcagaagCAGGAACACAACCAAGGCAAGTAAAATAGAGATACAGAGAGTTATCTTTTCACCGGCATCAGCTGGTAACGCAAATACACAGATACTGACAAACGATACCAAAACGCACGGTATTATCAAATTGACTGTATAAAACAACGTTTTCCTTCTTAAGACAAACTTGAAAACGATCAGATATTTGTAATCCTTCGTTTCAGAATCATTAATCCTTTCAATTTTTCCAGGAAATTCAATTATATCCCAAGTACCGCTTTTAAGGTAATCAGTCGGGTCAACATAATCCATATTCTTATAAAAACGAAACTTTAACTGATCTCCTTTATACGTCCAAGATCCAAACTTCATTTCACAGATTTGTTGATCAAAGGGGAAGTATTCCACATCTATTGTACATGAGCTTTTGTATATGGCTGGGGGTACCCATGAATGGTTACCATCGTGTCCCAGAACTACGTTGGATTTGTATGACACCTCATATTTTCCATCAGCATTGTTAAACAAGACAATGTCCGGCTTCCACATCTTTGCATGATCGATACGTATATTTTTAACGCCACCATATTCCTCTGGATCCCATTTAATCTGATAGTCATGCCAAAACATCTGAAGCCAGACATTTGTCTTCATTATTTGATTTTTCTCATCAATATTGATCAACTGACTTAAAGCAACATTGAATGCCACTGTAAGTGTGTCATTAACATTTCTTACTGGTCTGATCAAAGGATTGTATCTCCCATGTTCAAATAAATCATTAACTAGTCGAACTTCATCCTCACTGTTTAATCCACGTGTATGGCGCGTAGTCCGACACAattttataatcattataattAATAAAAGGAATAAATGGTTAAATCCAAACATCATAATAAACAATCATTTTCTGTCTGTCGCCATTACACTTAATATTGTATTTCTCTTGCATACACTGTGATACACAAATTGATAGATATTCTCAGTGTGTTGTTAGTAAGATATTAAGGAAGAAAATGAATGATGAATTACGCGGCAGTTGTATTGAATATTTTCTGTCCTGTTACATATATAAATCATGCATGACGTCTTAACTAATCATATTATGTAAATTTTCTAACAAACAAATCgaattatattgtatgttaaatcgaattttcataatattttctttACCATTACGCTATTAAACTTTCCTCAAAAACAATGTTTTTCGAAAGTAATGGCTTGATTTTCATTTATTGAAGTAAGTAAATGGTACAAAACTGTTTCCATTTTTTAATTCCCATTTGTGAttctgaaaaatatgaaataatccCCAAATGGATCCTAATTAAGTCATCATGTGAAAATGGTGTACAAGACAAAAAGGGGATTATCCAAAAGGAATTTATTAACAGTAATGGGTGTACATTTCCAGATAAATTTGCAACGATTTTAAAAAGATTGGTATTTTTGTCAGAAGacactttttaaatataattttactttttagctaTGAATGCCTTCTTATTATCACGGTTTTGATGCATCTAATTGTATAGGATATATGGTTTGACTAAAACAATGAAATAGTGTCAAATTATTGACAGCACTAGCTTAGCCTCATAGTATAGTACGAATTAATACCATGATTATCATAAAGATTTAAATACATCTTGAAAATGATGGAAAAAGGCCATATATGTTCCCCTATATCGTTGACAGACAAATGCTTTCACTTAATGATCTTCATTTCTGAGCCAGGATTTATGATAGCGGAGAGGAGCAACAAAAAAAGAATTGGCTTAAAGAGAGACAGCAGTCAAATATAAgaaacatgtacaaaaaaaaaaacccgccaTAAATAATTAAAACCTTTGCAATTCTTGTCATGCACTAGCCATCTTCGTCCAGGCAGATGGCAGGTATATGTggaatcaaatattttaattacagCGACTTGTTCAATTCTGCAGCTAGCCGATTTGCAGTCTCATCGGGTATAAACCGCGCCATGAATTCACTGTTTCAGTAATGACATAGATTAAGATGGTTAAATGTTTATAATCAGGTTCTTTTGGTTTCAAGCTCTGTGGTGTTACTATGCCCTTTTAATTCAAGCTCTGTTCACGTGCTCTTTTGATTCACTGCTTTGTTCAGGTCTTTTTGATTTAACGGTCAGTAAAGACCCTGTTATGATAATGATCTGTCTAAACCCTTTTGGTTTAATGCTCTTCATATAACTGCCCTTCTATTTTACGGTTTATCAAAGGTTCTTTTAGTTTAATGATGTTTATAGGTCCTTATGATTCAATGCTGTGTATGCCAATTTTTGTTTAATGATCGGCGTAGGGCCTTTTGGTTCAATGTTCTGTTTATGTCCTTTTGTTTAAATGTTCTGCTCAGATAATTTTGGTGTATTGCTCTATTCAGATAATTTTGGTGTAATGCTGTGTTCAGATCACTTTGGTGTAATGCTCTGTTCAGATCATTTTAGTGTAATGCTCTGTTCAGATCACTTTGGTGTAATGCTCTGTTCAGATAATTTTGATTCAATGCTCTGTATCTAAAGGCTGTTTTGGTTTTATGCTTTCTATATATCCTTTTGTTTAATGCTATTATGTGCCCTTTTTGGTGTATTGCTCTGTTCGTGCAGTGTTGGTTAAATACCCTGTTTTAGTCGTTTTGGTTTAATGTTCATTTTAGCATCTTATGATTTAAATGCTCTCAATTCTCAATATTTTTAGATATTCCAACTTTTTATTGTCGATCGTACCTGATGAACTTGCGGAAGTTACTCATTTGTAATCTTATCTAACGTGATTACTTTTAACAATGTATATATGTAGTAAGATCCAAAACCTGAAAGGCTGTGTAAATAGAGCATTTGAGATAGAAGCTTTCAGTGTTTATAATGATTTTTCCTTATCACATGAAAAAGATATATGTACGTAATCATGGTAATGCATGTAACATGCTTAAGATGATACATGTAGTAGACGTAGCAAATTTATGATTGTAttcttgataattttataaacatGCCTCTTACATCTAGATGAACTTATATATTAATTGTTTGTTGTTAGGTGATGCAAAGAATATGTCGTAAATTTGTGacttttgtttcaaaatatatgtCAGATAGAATGTCGGTAAACTGCGGTGTTTGTGCACTTGTCAGGTTGTTAATTTGCCAAGTTGTACACTTGGTAGGTTGTACACTCATCAGGTTTTACTCTCGTTAGCTTGTACATTTGTCAGGTTGTACTATCGTCAGCTTGTACATTTGTCAGGTTGTACTATCGTCAGCTTGTGCATTTGTCAGGTTGTACACTTGTCAGGTTACACATGTCAGGTTGTACATTTGCTGGGTTGTATACTCATCATGTTGTACACTTGTCAGGTTGTGCTCTCGTCAGCTTGTACATTTGTCAGGTTACACATTCGTCAGGTTGTACATTCGTCAGCTTGTACACTTGTTAGGTTGTTCATTCATGTCAGGTTGTACCGTGACTTGTCAAGTTGTACATTCGTCAGCTTGTGCAGTAACCATGTTGTACATTGTCAGGTGGTACACTTGTCAAGTTGTACATTCGTCAGCTTGTACAGTTACCATGTTGTACATTTGTCTGGTGGTACATTTACAGGTTGTACACTTGTCAGGTTGTACACTTATATTGCACACTTG from Mytilus edulis chromosome 7, xbMytEdul2.2, whole genome shotgun sequence encodes the following:
- the LOC139481065 gene encoding acetylcholine receptor subunit beta-like 1, which gives rise to MMFGFNHLFLLLIIMIIKLCRTTRHTRGLNSEDEVRLVNDLFEHGRYNPLIRPVRNVNDTLTVAFNVALSQLINIDEKNQIMKTNVWLQMFWHDYQIKWDPEEYGGVKNIRIDHAKMWKPDIVLFNNADGKYEVSYKSNVVLGHDGNHSWVPPAIYKSSCTIDVEYFPFDQQICEMKFGSWTYKGDQLKFRFYKNMDYVDPTDYLKSGTWDIIEFPGKIERINDSETKDYKYLIVFKFVLRRKTLFYTVNLIIPCVLVSFVSICVFALPADAGEKITLCISILLALVVFLLLISKILPPSLKIPLIAKYLLFTFIMNISAICLTVVVINRNYRTPRTHKMPYWVRYVFLNMLPKLLHLERPDHDSRWRPLLEQAKLNKAKQLKRQQAQQNSYLSAEHYPLSGSRNSSRHSSTLDLTEFPHSNCKLNHMKCDIKAGNTENMPKRVTAELFKATEALSFITHHLETENEFETVLDDWRYVALVLDRLLFYIFLIVTIGGTLGILMQAPHIFEYIDQDAIINAVIKRIGETDNIQENTANVGTGQ